One segment of Laspinema palackyanum D2c DNA contains the following:
- a CDS encoding tetratricopeptide repeat protein yields MALDKPLQLCYNPTTVTGEHGAMNPPTPKEQIEALQSELIQLRKRGDRTESRQDNRHAESEILGKLGIAYYQDQQWHSAIATLTEYLNLARELGNQTNEAVAHYYLGFTQQAIAEFEQAVAAFFQGYRLFRQLQQHQFAATLWQQLVQQAQGYLQNQQVPEAVALYKRQIQVLLEFDDLKASAEIAVELGKVYYSQQDFPEAIGCFTSALDTAQTLKDQTLENVALAWLGCSHWQGGDLSQGLQYLEQRLALVQQLENTAAQQETLTWLIQICQQLDHPDKLIQSYQLQANFWQQQGEPVNQHLSLYELAIYQFNRQQYPEALSGFQLALELANTLNDDQGKSWKTANNNYMLGECYRNLGENQAAISPYQQAVELYLQLGAKDWAEKGLGHLLNLYRELQQAEQEIDCQKKRFQLIQDRGDDSTAYSLAYGIGNLYNHRQQFTQALEYYQEALILAKNLEPPQNLANAAYMVADCYRNLRQQQAAISGYEQAVGLYVEVNETKWALSGLDYLVNLYRQLKQDEQVIASYQRRLEIFRELGDRISEQSCLSAIGKAYKDNNQWQKAIDYFKQFLTLARELERKNDQAYSHYMLALCYKKIEQIQEAIENYQLSSQFYREVNDIKWMANASHYLANIYLYDYPIEKAESIEQAIGIYQDNLTVYSRETYPQDWAKTQNALGNAYFKRIRGDKAENLEIAIRYYEAALEVYTREAYPKDWARAQNNLGITYENRIHGGKADNLEKVISYYKAALDIRTREAYPEDWARTQDSLGDVYISRIHGDKADNLEKAIAYYNAALEIRTREAYPENWAYTQNSLGSAYEKRIRGDKADNLEKAIAYYNAALEIRTREAYPENWAYTQNSLGLIYLSRIRGDKADNLEKGIAAFNAALQVYTHETLPEDWAMLQMNLGNTYTRRIRGEKAENLEIAISYHNAALTVYNCEKYPKDWATVQINLGLAYRHRIHGEKAENQAISLAYYNASLEVLTQQEFPEYWAKVQLNLGVAYSKRIQGDKAENLEKAIAFDNAALEVFTQEAFPEEWAMVQMNLGSDYRQRIKGQKSQNLEIAIAHYTSALEVFTKQAFPENWASGQNRLGNIFLKRICGNKAENLDQAFRYYNAALEVYTRKNYPEDWAAIQNDVGIIYYKQLQGNKAENLEMAIAAYERALEINSYYEANPEDWAITQNNLGNAYRDRISGEKAQNLEMAIAAYKSALIVRTPEKYPEDWADTQYNIGFTYINRIQGEKADNIEKAIIAYENALEIYIKKVFPPGDNSAKSYFDLDSQAIIEDNYNSRKSALVISDGDSESHDYNYWVNQCVSLQMNLARSYVNRIKGDKSENLGKAIDYHKASLKLRPREAFPEEWAEIKLLLGLVYTDQIVTNQDQRFLSEAIRCYQGALEIRTLEKVPEQWAEIQFFIGEYYYYSDPRNLKYREQAIIAYEAALTVYSPENNPQRWADIQSSLGIIYTNTSIILVGKADNIDTIGEDIEKAISYNQLALTVYTKEKFPKQWAEVQLSLGVAYGHRPKGDGFDNYKKSLAAYQAALSVYNKHDFPEQWAKCNLNFSSLYLSVKNWFREKENAENIEKAIAAIESALEVFDQENHPLEYAIVQHNFAEAYKVRVLGNEDDNLNKAILAGKASLTVQENLTVNPISWGNVNLILGDIYIHLFKRKNLPDCLQEARFYYERSLEVFRLESYPERWAESIRCLANVYIHLNDSEKVINLYQQSLQVFTRLAFPQKHSVVLSNLGIVYLNSKNYHLAYKAFAEAIDTVEYLRGEVISGDEAKRKFNEEWIKPYVLMVESCIQLNRYDKALEYADRSKARNLSELIAARDLYGSDIPESTRLRLQQIRQDIAKEKERLQQTSQPDSNYLNQLREEFNRHSPYQPLTFEDIKNLLNEETAIIEWYVSFESYKFLTFTILPNLANQPSEPDSEISLWQSSPQDLIHLIDWTNAYLNDYRNNKTQWHNNLPQRLEQLAQILHLDEILHNLREKFPNCKKLILIPHRFLHLFPLHALPVPVIGTDGVGVQCLRPISRQNGNQEGLRIAPLQELFPKGVAYAPNCQVLQQAQNRQRPDFNQLFAIQNPTQDLDFTDIEVAAIQSLFNPHHILQYDAAEKAAILDGDNLKNAHCTHFSCHGYFNFEDALKSALLLAKSEFTPPPPNEDQSRYIPLQNGNLLDLGKCLTIEDILRLDLSNCRLVTLSACETGITDFNSTSDEYIGLPSGFILAGAPNVVCSLWAVNDLSTALLMIRFYQNVKNGETVPLALKQAQIWLRDVTVEGLQVWSSQLMLRSTYRGQFRRRFSKMEGTAKPFASPYYWAGFCAIGA; encoded by the coding sequence TTGGCCCTAGACAAACCCTTGCAATTGTGCTACAATCCGACCACTGTAACTGGAGAGCATGGGGCCATGAATCCGCCAACTCCCAAAGAGCAAATTGAGGCATTACAGTCTGAGTTAATTCAACTGAGAAAACGAGGCGATCGCACCGAATCTCGCCAAGATAATCGCCATGCCGAATCGGAAATTCTGGGAAAGTTGGGGATTGCTTATTATCAGGACCAACAATGGCATAGCGCGATCGCCACTCTGACGGAATATCTCAATCTAGCGCGGGAGTTGGGGAATCAAACGAATGAGGCAGTCGCGCACTATTATTTGGGATTTACTCAACAGGCGATCGCTGAATTCGAGCAAGCAGTAGCGGCATTTTTTCAGGGATATCGGTTGTTTCGGCAACTGCAACAACATCAGTTTGCCGCGACCCTATGGCAGCAGTTAGTCCAACAGGCACAAGGATATCTCCAAAATCAGCAAGTCCCCGAAGCAGTCGCCCTTTATAAACGGCAAATCCAAGTTTTGTTAGAATTTGATGACCTAAAAGCCAGCGCCGAGATAGCCGTAGAATTGGGGAAAGTGTACTATTCTCAGCAAGATTTCCCCGAGGCGATCGGCTGTTTCACCTCAGCCCTGGATACCGCCCAAACCCTGAAAGACCAAACCCTAGAAAATGTAGCCTTAGCCTGGTTAGGATGCAGTCATTGGCAGGGGGGAGACTTATCGCAAGGATTGCAGTATTTGGAACAACGGTTAGCCTTAGTCCAGCAGCTAGAAAATACAGCAGCGCAACAGGAAACCTTAACCTGGTTAATTCAGATTTGCCAGCAATTAGACCATCCCGATAAACTCATCCAATCTTATCAACTTCAAGCAAATTTCTGGCAGCAACAAGGAGAACCCGTCAATCAGCACCTCAGTTTATATGAACTAGCAATCTATCAGTTTAATCGCCAACAATATCCAGAGGCATTATCCGGGTTTCAGCTTGCCTTAGAACTCGCCAACACCTTAAACGATGACCAGGGAAAGAGTTGGAAAACCGCGAACAATAATTATATGCTGGGGGAATGTTATCGCAATTTGGGCGAAAATCAAGCAGCAATTTCCCCCTATCAACAAGCGGTGGAGTTGTACTTGCAGTTGGGGGCAAAAGATTGGGCAGAAAAAGGGTTAGGACATTTACTCAACCTCTATCGAGAATTGCAGCAAGCTGAACAAGAGATAGACTGTCAGAAAAAACGGTTTCAGCTAATCCAAGACAGAGGAGATGATAGCACGGCATATTCTCTGGCTTATGGAATTGGTAATCTTTATAATCATCGCCAACAATTCACCCAAGCCCTGGAATATTATCAAGAAGCGCTGATTTTAGCTAAAAACCTCGAACCGCCGCAAAACCTAGCAAATGCTGCATATATGGTGGCGGACTGCTATCGGAATTTGAGACAGCAGCAAGCGGCGATTTCCGGGTATGAGCAAGCGGTTGGGTTGTATGTGGAAGTTAATGAGACAAAATGGGCTTTATCGGGATTAGACTATCTGGTGAATTTGTATCGGCAGTTGAAACAGGATGAACAGGTTATTGCCTCTTACCAGCGACGGTTAGAGATTTTTCGGGAATTGGGCGATCGCATTTCTGAGCAGTCCTGTTTATCGGCGATCGGTAAAGCTTATAAAGATAACAACCAATGGCAAAAAGCCATTGACTATTTTAAACAATTCCTAACTTTAGCCAGAGAGTTAGAGCGGAAAAATGACCAAGCATATTCTCATTATATGCTGGCTTTATGCTATAAAAAAATAGAGCAAATACAGGAAGCCATAGAAAACTATCAGCTATCTAGCCAGTTTTATCGAGAAGTCAATGATATCAAATGGATGGCTAATGCATCTCATTATTTAGCCAATATTTATCTTTATGATTATCCCATAGAAAAAGCAGAGAGTATCGAGCAAGCAATTGGGATTTATCAGGACAACTTAACCGTTTACTCCCGCGAAACCTATCCCCAAGATTGGGCAAAGACTCAGAATGCTCTGGGTAATGCTTACTTTAAGCGCATTCGAGGAGACAAAGCGGAAAACCTGGAAATTGCCATTCGCTACTATGAAGCGGCATTAGAAGTCTATACCCGTGAAGCCTATCCCAAAGATTGGGCAAGAGCCCAAAATAATCTGGGAATTACCTACGAAAATCGCATTCATGGAGGAAAAGCAGATAATTTAGAAAAGGTAATATCCTATTATAAGGCTGCTTTGGACATTCGTACTCGCGAAGCCTATCCCGAAGATTGGGCAAGAACTCAAGATAGTCTTGGGGATGTCTACATCAGCCGCATTCATGGAGACAAAGCGGATAATTTAGAAAAGGCGATCGCCTATTACAACGCGGCTTTAGAAATTCGGACTCGCGAAGCCTATCCCGAAAATTGGGCATATACCCAAAATAGCTTAGGGAGTGCCTACGAAAAACGCATTCGCGGAGATAAAGCAGATAATTTAGAAAAGGCGATCGCCTATTACAACGCGGCTTTGGAAATTCGGACTCGCGAAGCCTATCCCGAAAATTGGGCATATACCCAAAATAGCTTAGGACTGATTTACCTCAGCCGAATTCGTGGAGACAAAGCCGATAATTTAGAAAAAGGAATAGCTGCTTTCAATGCTGCTTTGCAAGTTTATACCCATGAAACCTTGCCTGAAGATTGGGCAATGCTGCAAATGAATCTGGGTAATACTTATACTAGGCGCATTCGAGGGGAAAAAGCAGAGAATTTAGAAATCGCAATATCCTATCATAATGCTGCTTTGACAGTTTATAACTGTGAAAAATATCCCAAAGATTGGGCTACGGTGCAAATAAATTTGGGTCTTGCCTACAGACACCGCATTCATGGAGAAAAGGCAGAAAACCAAGCAATAAGTCTGGCTTATTATAATGCATCCTTGGAGGTCTTGACCCAACAAGAATTTCCTGAATACTGGGCAAAAGTTCAACTCAATTTAGGAGTTGCTTACTCTAAACGCATCCAAGGCGATAAAGCAGAGAATCTGGAAAAAGCGATCGCCTTTGACAACGCGGCCTTGGAAGTTTTTACCCAGGAGGCATTTCCCGAAGAGTGGGCAATGGTGCAAATGAATCTCGGAAGTGATTACCGCCAACGGATAAAAGGGCAGAAATCACAGAATTTGGAAATAGCGATCGCCCATTACACCTCAGCTTTGGAAGTGTTCACAAAACAAGCCTTTCCAGAAAATTGGGCAAGCGGACAAAACAGATTGGGAAATATATTTCTAAAACGCATTTGTGGAAACAAAGCAGAAAATTTAGACCAAGCGTTCCGCTATTACAATGCTGCCTTAGAAGTCTATACCCGCAAAAATTATCCAGAAGATTGGGCAGCCATACAAAATGATGTGGGTATTATCTATTATAAACAACTGCAAGGAAATAAGGCGGAAAATTTGGAAATGGCGATTGCTGCTTATGAGAGGGCTTTAGAAATTAATAGTTATTATGAAGCCAACCCTGAAGATTGGGCTATCACCCAAAATAATCTTGGAAATGCTTACCGCGATAGAATCAGCGGAGAAAAGGCACAGAATTTAGAAATGGCGATCGCTGCCTATAAAAGTGCTTTAATCGTTCGGACTCCTGAAAAATATCCAGAAGATTGGGCAGACACACAATATAACATAGGTTTTACCTACATTAACCGGATTCAAGGTGAAAAAGCAGACAATATCGAAAAAGCCATTATCGCTTACGAAAATGCTTTAGAGATTTATATTAAAAAAGTATTTCCTCCTGGAGATAATTCAGCTAAATCTTATTTTGATTTAGATTCTCAAGCGATAATTGAAGATAATTATAACAGTCGTAAAAGTGCGCTTGTCATTTCTGATGGCGATTCAGAATCTCACGACTATAATTATTGGGTAAACCAGTGTGTTAGCTTGCAAATGAATTTGGCGAGGAGTTATGTAAATCGAATCAAAGGGGATAAAAGCGAAAATTTAGGGAAAGCTATTGATTACCATAAAGCGTCTTTAAAACTTCGCCCTCGTGAAGCTTTCCCTGAAGAGTGGGCAGAAATAAAATTGCTCTTAGGCCTTGTCTATACTGACCAAATAGTAACGAATCAAGATCAACGTTTTTTAAGTGAAGCTATTCGCTGCTATCAAGGGGCCTTGGAAATTCGTACCCTAGAAAAAGTTCCTGAGCAATGGGCTGAAATTCAATTTTTTATAGGTGAGTATTACTATTATAGCGACCCCCGTAACTTAAAATACCGAGAACAAGCAATCATTGCTTATGAAGCAGCTTTAACTGTGTATTCCCCAGAAAATAACCCGCAACGATGGGCTGATATCCAAAGTTCATTAGGAATAATTTATACTAATACCAGTATAATTCTAGTCGGCAAGGCAGATAATATCGATACCATAGGTGAGGATATCGAAAAAGCTATTTCCTATAATCAGCTTGCTTTAACTGTTTATACGAAAGAGAAATTTCCAAAACAATGGGCAGAAGTACAATTAAGTCTTGGAGTAGCTTATGGCCACCGACCAAAAGGTGATGGATTTGACAATTACAAAAAATCACTTGCTGCATATCAAGCAGCTCTAAGTGTCTACAATAAGCATGATTTTCCCGAGCAATGGGCTAAGTGCAATTTAAACTTTTCTTCTCTTTACTTGTCTGTCAAAAATTGGTTTAGAGAAAAAGAAAATGCAGAAAATATAGAAAAAGCTATTGCTGCTATTGAATCAGCATTAGAAGTTTTTGATCAGGAAAATCATCCCTTAGAATATGCCATTGTACAACATAACTTTGCTGAGGCATATAAAGTGCGCGTCTTAGGAAATGAAGATGATAATTTGAATAAAGCAATCTTAGCTGGTAAAGCAAGTTTAACTGTCCAAGAAAATCTCACAGTTAACCCCATATCCTGGGGCAATGTAAATCTTATTCTTGGAGATATTTATATTCATTTATTTAAACGTAAAAATCTTCCCGATTGTTTACAAGAAGCAAGATTTTACTATGAACGAAGCCTAGAAGTATTTAGGCTCGAATCTTATCCAGAGAGATGGGCTGAAAGTATCCGCTGTCTTGCCAATGTTTATATACACCTAAATGACAGTGAAAAAGTTATTAACCTTTATCAACAATCATTGCAAGTTTTTACTCGATTGGCTTTCCCTCAAAAACACTCAGTAGTTTTATCAAACCTAGGGATTGTTTATTTGAACAGCAAAAATTATCACTTGGCATACAAGGCTTTTGCCGAAGCAATTGATACAGTGGAATATTTGCGCGGAGAAGTTATCTCTGGGGACGAAGCAAAACGTAAATTTAATGAAGAATGGATTAAACCGTATGTACTCATGGTTGAATCTTGTATTCAATTAAACCGCTATGATAAAGCCCTGGAATACGCCGATCGCAGCAAAGCCCGTAACCTATCTGAACTCATTGCAGCCCGTGACTTATATGGATCAGACATACCGGAATCCACTCGGTTACGGCTACAACAAATCCGGCAAGATATTGCCAAGGAAAAGGAACGGCTACAACAAACCTCTCAGCCGGATTCTAACTACCTTAATCAACTCCGGGAAGAATTTAATCGTCATTCCCCCTATCAACCCCTGACCTTTGAAGATATTAAAAATCTCCTCAACGAAGAAACAGCCATTATAGAGTGGTATGTCTCTTTTGAATCCTATAAATTTTTGACTTTTACAATTCTCCCTAACTTAGCAAATCAACCGAGTGAACCAGACTCTGAGATTAGTCTCTGGCAGTCTTCACCCCAAGATTTGATTCACCTCATCGACTGGACAAACGCCTACCTCAACGACTACCGCAACAACAAAACCCAATGGCACAATAACCTCCCCCAACGCCTAGAACAACTCGCCCAAATCCTCCACCTGGATGAAATCCTGCACAACCTGCGGGAAAAATTCCCCAACTGTAAAAAACTCATCCTCATCCCTCACCGCTTTTTGCACCTGTTCCCTCTACACGCTTTACCTGTCCCTGTTATTGGCACAGATGGGGTAGGGGTGCAATGCTTGCGCCCGATTTCTCGCCAGAATGGTAATCAAGAGGGCCTGCGCATTGCGCCCCTACAGGAATTATTTCCCAAAGGTGTCGCCTACGCGCCTAACTGTCAGGTGTTGCAACAAGCGCAAAATCGGCAACGTCCCGATTTTAACCAACTCTTTGCTATCCAAAACCCGACCCAAGACTTGGATTTTACTGATATCGAAGTGGCAGCGATTCAATCCCTCTTCAATCCGCACCATATCCTCCAATATGACGCAGCGGAAAAAGCAGCGATTCTCGATGGGGATAACTTGAAAAATGCTCACTGCACTCACTTCTCCTGTCACGGCTATTTCAATTTTGAAGATGCCCTGAAATCTGCCCTCCTCTTAGCTAAAAGCGAATTTACTCCACCGCCACCGAATGAGGACCAAAGCCGCTATATTCCCCTACAAAATGGCAATCTCCTCGACTTGGGCAAGTGCCTCACAATAGAGGATATCTTGCGTCTTGACCTGAGCAACTGTCGTCTCGTCACCCTTTCTGCCTGCGAAACTGGGATTACTGACTTTAACTCCACCAGTGATGAATATATCGGGTTACCCAGTGGGTTTATTTTGGCCGGTGCTCCGAATGTCGTCTGTTCTCTGTGGGCGGTGAATGACCTGTCTACGGCTTTGCTGATGATTCGCTTTTACCAAAATGTCAAAAATGGTGAAACGGTTCCCCTGGCTTTGAAACAGGCTCAAATCTGGCTGCGGGATGTGACGGTGGAGGGGTTGCAGGTGTGGTCTAGTCAGCTAATGTTACGTTCCACTTATCGAGGGCAGTTCCGGCGGCGTTTTAGTAAGATGGAGGGAACGGCTAAACCGTTTGCTTCGCCTTATTATTGGGCGGGGTTCTGTGCGATCGGTGCGTAG
- a CDS encoding DUF2949 domain-containing protein yields the protein MAPATYSQFIRFLQEELAISTASIAFAERICGTFGLHSRELDYSTLPMVLWQYGFVTIDQLERIFDWQETTPTTT from the coding sequence ATGGCCCCGGCAACCTATTCTCAATTTATCCGATTTCTCCAAGAAGAACTCGCCATTTCCACCGCGTCGATCGCCTTCGCCGAGCGGATTTGCGGGACTTTTGGCCTACATAGTCGCGAACTAGACTACAGCACCTTACCGATGGTGCTCTGGCAGTATGGATTTGTCACCATCGACCAACTAGAGCGAATTTTTGATTGGCAAGAAACCACCCCCACCACTACCTGA
- the guaA gene encoding glutamine-hydrolyzing GMP synthase — protein sequence MTTTQTPTPQSPISESVEDQRDRPLIDRETILILDFGSQYSELIARRIRETQVYSEVLSHRTDAATLRKLNPKGIILSGGPNSVYDEGAPLCDPEIWQLGIPVLGVCYGMQLMVQQLGGHVARAERAEYGKASLYIDDPTDLLTNVDEGSTMWMSHGDSVLRMPEGFERLAHTENTECAAIANHEKQLYGVQFHPEVVHSQGGMPLIRNFVYHICECQPTWTTATFVEESIKDIRAQVGDRRVLLALSGGVDSSTLAFLLHKAIGDQLTCMFIDQGFMRKYEPERLVKLFHEQFHIPVAYVNARDRFLAQIEGITDPEEKRKRIGHEFIRVFEEESKRLGPFDFLAQGTLYPDVIESADTSIPSQPGQRVAVKIKSHHNVGGLPDDLCFKLVEPLRKLFKDEVRKVGRSIGLPEEIVQRHPFPGPGLAIRILGEVTAERLDILRDADYVVRQEINRQGLYHDFWQAFAVLLPIRSVGVMGDQRTYAYPIVLRLVSSEDGMTADWSRVPYDLLETISNRIVNEVRGVNRVVYDITSKPPGTIEWE from the coding sequence GTGACGACTACCCAAACACCAACTCCACAAAGTCCAATTAGTGAGTCTGTCGAAGACCAACGCGATCGCCCATTGATTGACCGCGAGACCATTCTGATTTTAGACTTTGGCTCTCAGTATTCCGAACTAATTGCCCGTCGGATTCGTGAAACCCAGGTTTATTCTGAGGTTCTGTCCCATCGCACTGACGCGGCCACTTTACGAAAACTCAATCCCAAAGGGATTATCTTATCCGGGGGACCCAATTCCGTTTACGATGAAGGGGCTCCCCTGTGTGACCCGGAAATTTGGCAGCTAGGTATCCCGGTCCTCGGTGTCTGCTATGGAATGCAACTGATGGTGCAGCAGCTTGGGGGCCATGTGGCCCGGGCCGAACGCGCAGAATATGGTAAAGCATCGTTGTACATTGACGACCCCACGGATTTGCTCACCAACGTAGACGAAGGGTCCACCATGTGGATGAGTCATGGTGACTCGGTACTGCGGATGCCAGAAGGGTTTGAACGACTGGCGCACACCGAGAATACCGAATGTGCCGCCATTGCTAACCACGAGAAGCAATTATATGGCGTGCAGTTTCATCCGGAAGTGGTCCATTCCCAAGGGGGAATGCCCCTGATTCGCAATTTTGTTTATCATATTTGCGAATGCCAACCCACCTGGACGACGGCCACCTTTGTCGAAGAATCGATTAAAGACATTCGGGCTCAAGTCGGGGACCGTCGGGTATTATTGGCGTTATCTGGTGGGGTGGATTCCTCGACCTTAGCGTTCCTGTTGCACAAGGCGATCGGGGACCAACTGACCTGTATGTTCATCGATCAAGGGTTCATGCGGAAATATGAACCAGAACGCTTAGTCAAGCTGTTTCATGAACAGTTTCATATTCCGGTTGCCTATGTCAATGCGCGCGATCGCTTCCTGGCGCAAATTGAAGGCATTACCGACCCCGAAGAAAAGCGCAAACGGATTGGACATGAGTTCATCCGGGTGTTTGAAGAAGAATCCAAACGTCTGGGGCCCTTTGATTTTCTCGCCCAAGGCACTCTTTACCCTGACGTGATTGAGTCCGCAGATACCAGCATTCCCTCCCAACCGGGTCAACGGGTAGCGGTGAAAATCAAGAGTCATCACAACGTTGGGGGGTTACCGGACGACCTCTGTTTTAAATTGGTGGAACCCCTGCGGAAACTGTTTAAAGATGAAGTTCGCAAAGTCGGGCGATCGATTGGGTTACCCGAGGAAATTGTCCAACGTCACCCCTTCCCCGGTCCTGGGTTAGCGATTCGCATCCTCGGAGAAGTCACCGCAGAACGGTTAGATATCCTGCGAGATGCCGATTATGTGGTCCGTCAGGAAATTAATCGCCAGGGACTCTACCATGATTTTTGGCAAGCATTTGCCGTCTTGTTACCCATCCGCAGTGTGGGAGTCATGGGGGACCAACGGACTTATGCTTATCCCATCGTGTTGCGCTTAGTGTCCAGTGAAGATGGCATGACTGCAGATTGGTCTCGCGTTCCTTACGACTTATTGGAAACGATTTCTAACCGCATTGTCAATGAAGTGCGCGGGGTGAATCGGGTGGTTTATGACATCACCTCCAAACCGCCTGGAACTATCGAGTGGGAATAA
- a CDS encoding DUF3352 domain-containing protein, whose translation MMNRNLFFTVLGAVALVLCLLGAGGFYEILATGPVALLREPVQTRVEAAMFVPRQAPLMTSLLVNVDKLEDVGRLAVAPKLRGQVREEFDKIKKGVLANTDLNYHKDIEPWLGDEITFAVTSSDFDREQGNGRQAGYLLAVETKSPQRSRDFLEVLWSQNASNGVEVAVENYQGVKLIYRQTPGGADSEGNWSSAVVGDRFVLFANHPKVLRDAINNVQAQNLSLKGNPAYQEAVANMASTGIGLSFINVEQFTAWISDRPGETGLKPPSERVLSAETSPSLGIALGLNRQGLLAHTIWNGSTSTEWATSLPSLLGPVQALQYLPEQTAFAIAGADLNQLWLALEEGFPESGAVGQILRQPVAMVRSRWGLDLPEAIFNWVQGEYAIGLLPQSSVENVDNPGLSWIFVAQKSGDSAVKGIEQLDAIAQEQGFSVGPVSWGNRPISTWSKLTTKPITRKSKGTKPLQIAADIRAVHTEIGAYEIFASSLETLTAAIDAPTTGSIVSNPDFQSAIAPLPQSNYGYFYLDWLASEESLTQRFPILRLVTLAGKPLFQRLQSISLSSPAPAIDPGIEVQAVKGSPLADLFIRLGS comes from the coding sequence ATGATGAACCGAAACTTATTTTTCACGGTGTTAGGGGCAGTGGCCCTGGTCCTCTGCCTCCTCGGTGCCGGGGGCTTCTATGAAATCCTCGCCACCGGACCCGTCGCCTTATTGCGGGAACCCGTCCAAACCCGAGTCGAGGCGGCGATGTTTGTCCCACGACAAGCGCCCCTGATGACCTCTCTCTTAGTCAATGTGGACAAATTAGAGGATGTGGGACGATTGGCAGTCGCCCCCAAATTGCGGGGTCAAGTCCGAGAGGAATTTGACAAGATTAAAAAGGGTGTCCTCGCCAATACAGATTTAAACTATCACAAGGATATTGAACCTTGGCTAGGGGATGAAATTACCTTTGCCGTCACCAGTTCCGACTTCGATCGCGAACAGGGGAATGGACGGCAAGCGGGGTATCTACTGGCAGTGGAAACGAAAAGTCCTCAACGTAGCCGGGATTTTTTAGAGGTATTGTGGTCCCAGAATGCCAGTAATGGGGTAGAGGTGGCCGTCGAAAATTATCAAGGGGTGAAGCTGATTTATCGCCAAACTCCTGGCGGTGCAGACTCTGAGGGAAATTGGTCCTCTGCGGTGGTGGGCGATCGCTTCGTGTTGTTTGCCAACCATCCGAAAGTGCTGCGGGATGCCATTAATAACGTCCAAGCTCAAAATCTCAGCCTCAAGGGAAATCCCGCCTATCAAGAGGCAGTCGCCAATATGGCATCTACGGGAATTGGACTCAGTTTTATCAACGTCGAGCAATTCACCGCCTGGATTAGCGATCGCCCTGGGGAAACCGGCCTCAAACCCCCCTCTGAGCGCGTCCTCAGTGCCGAAACCTCCCCCAGCTTAGGAATCGCCCTCGGCTTAAACCGCCAGGGATTGCTGGCCCATACCATCTGGAATGGCAGCACTTCCACCGAATGGGCGACGAGTTTACCGAGTTTATTGGGACCTGTCCAGGCATTGCAATATCTGCCGGAACAGACTGCCTTTGCCATTGCCGGTGCGGATTTGAATCAGTTATGGTTGGCCCTGGAAGAAGGATTTCCCGAATCGGGGGCGGTAGGCCAAATTCTGCGCCAACCTGTAGCAATGGTGCGCTCGCGCTGGGGATTAGATTTACCCGAGGCAATTTTTAACTGGGTGCAAGGGGAATATGCGATCGGTTTATTACCCCAATCCTCGGTCGAAAACGTGGATAATCCTGGATTGTCCTGGATTTTCGTTGCCCAGAAATCTGGGGACAGTGCGGTGAAAGGAATTGAACAATTAGATGCGATCGCCCAAGAACAAGGATTCAGTGTCGGGCCCGTCTCCTGGGGGAATCGCCCCATTTCCACCTGGAGCAAATTAACCACCAAACCCATCACCCGCAAATCAAAAGGGACCAAACCCTTGCAGATTGCCGCCGATATTCGCGCCGTGCATACGGAAATTGGGGCTTATGAGATTTTTGCCAGTTCTCTAGAAACCTTAACAGCGGCGATCGATGCGCCAACAACGGGTTCAATCGTGAGTAATCCTGACTTTCAGAGTGCGATCGCCCCCCTTCCCCAATCCAACTACGGCTATTTCTACTTAGATTGGTTGGCCTCTGAAGAGAGCTTAACCCAACGCTTCCCCATTCTGCGATTAGTCACCCTCGCCGGAAAACCCCTATTCCAGCGGTTACAGTCCATTTCCCTGAGTTCACCAGCACCGGCGATCGACCCCGGGATAGAAGTTCAGGCGGTCAAGGGGTCTCCCTTAGCTGACTTGTTTATTCGCCTGGGTTCCTGA